The Synechocystis sp. PCC 6714 nucleotide sequence ATGCGTTGGACAGTCCAAAGACCAAGGAAGAATTGTCCAGTTTGTGCAATAAGAGCGTTAGACAAATCACTAGACATTTGCAACGTTTGTCCAGCGAAAACAAGATTTTGTCGTCCAAACCACTAACCCCGTGCCCGTTCTCATTGGGGCGATCGCCAAGCGGGATAAGCAACGCCTCGAAATTGCTAGGGTCTCCTACCGCTTTGGGGAGGGGGATAGTGAAAGATATTTAGCCCAACTAAGCAGCTACGACCGCCAAAAAGCCGCAACTTTTCGGGAATGGTCACGGCTCAGCAGTCAGGTTATTAAGGTTAAAATTCAACTTCAACAATCTTTTGTAAACGATCGCCAACACTTTTAGCTTCTATTAATAAATCATTCCAATCATTGGGAGAATGACCGTTTTCAAGCATTTTTCTAAAGACTTTATAAGCATCGGTACTGCTTTCATAGGCTCGTTTAGAATTTTCATCATTAACCCAAGCCAGGAGAATTATTTTGCTTTCTTGGTGATAGCGAAAAAATAATCGATGCTGCTGAAAAAACTTAGCCCTAAACCAATGTTTATAACTATTCCCAAGCGTACTCCCTTGTTGATATTCATTACGGGTTGGATCTTGGGGAATAATATCAAAGGCTAATTTGGCGATCGCCGCCAGTCGCTTAGTAGCTTTTTTCTTTTTATATTCTTTTGGATTCTTTTGTCGCAAATGTTCAACCTGAGCCACAAGTTCTTCAACTTGCTCAAGAAATAAGGGATGGGCAAATATTTTCCATCCATTAATTACTAAAGACTCATCTATTGACAAACCTATTCGTCCTCATCCAACAGGGGAGCATCGAGATCCACATCAACGCCCGATACTAGGGACTGCACACGACCAACAAGCTCAGAACTAATTGCCTGGATATGTTGGGGGTTTTTGTCCATATCTTGTGCCAGAAAATCCAGAAATTTTCCCAGCACTGGATCATTTTCTTCCTGGTCAACCCTGGAAATCCACACTTTGCCGTCGGGTTCGATGGTGTAGCAAATTTTATCTCGCTTATTTAACCCCAAGGCTTTGCGAACCGGATCGGGCACTGTGGTCTGATAGCGATCCGTAAGGGTGGATTCTGGGCATGGGGCCAATATTCCAGCCATAGCAACCTCTTAACCTGTAAAATCATATGCTTATGGTAATGCGATTGCATTGTCTTGTCAATGCTAGGCTCATTCACCTAGTTATTGGCTCGCCAGTAAAGCCGGAGTTTGGTCTAATGGCAATGCAGAACTCCCTTAGGATTAGAGAAAGAGGGATAAATGAAGTTTGTTTTTTCCCCGGAACAGTTGGAAGCGGCCCATCAGTGATTGATGGATTGTACATGGCGGAATGTTAACCCTGACAATATTGAAACCATGCCAAACTTAACCATCATTACGGCAACTAATCAACACTTTTACGGGGGTATTCAGGGGGTTTTATTCTCTTATTATTGAAAGATCTTCATCAAAAAACGGAATTTTACTAGGGGTTTAAATGATGATCTTGGTCAAAATGGAAAGTAGGTGGAATATTTATTACAGGTTGATCTGAGACAAAAAATTAGAGCTAAATTTATAGCATGATTATTCGTTAACACGAAAAGACGATTACTATCAATACTTTTTTCAGTGTCCTAATCTGCCTAACACGCTTTTGAAAGTCATATACCGAACTTTTCTTACGACATCGCCTAAATGGAGTGATATGCTGAAGGTTTACACATATCATTACTGTGGAGACTATTGTACGGAAATTTGCCATATAATCAATAGTTAGGCATCGTAAGGAAGCCAAATCATGTTCTCGAATTTGATGTCGCTATTCAGACGAATCACCGGATTCTCGACGCCCGTCTGCGGATTGCAATGGCAGCCACCAGCTGAATCGCTGTCAATTCCGAAGTTTGAAGGAGTAGTTGCTATCACCGGCGATGAAAACACCGCGGTTATTGAGTTTTTAGAAGCGAACGTCGGGAACATCGTCTTCATAGACTGCGTAATTGATGCTTGCCTTGCTACATCAAGGCACTACGAAGTAGTAGAACAAGAAAACGTCGACCTACATGCAATAACACGAGGCGAGCTGTCCGGAAGGCGCTTTCCCTTACTCAATTCAAGTAAGTTGCTTCGGTTTTTAGAAGTAGCACTTCTGCCCACCCATCCAGTGAATGTGTCATTTGGAGGCACCGGTGTAATTCAAACCTCACTTCAGGGGTTCTTTGATGTGTCAGCTACAGCACACGGTGGCCCAACGATTGTCTTCTATCTTGCCGAGCGTGCTGCGTCGGTCGAATTGATGCTAAAGGTTAGACCCAATAAGCCCAGAAGCACACCCGATGACTCACGCAGGCGTTAGCTATCCATTGCCTACAAATCTTGCTAATTTTTTTGTTCTTCTGAGGCTCTGCATGAATTAAGATACAACGGTTACGCCTTCCATCTGGCACACCAAAGTCTTTGTCAAACAGTGATTACAGGCATTTTAGATATACCTAACTGATACATTATCCGCTGTAGTAAACAATATATTTGATAAAATTTAGGAAAAAGATGTCGAAGCTTTTAACTGACAGGGGTTTTGGGAAATCTTGAGTGTGTCTAAGAAGCTCAGATGAAGAGGCATTAAAGTGAGCTACCCGTAAGAGCTTGACATAATAAGGGATTTAAGGACTTAGATATCCGTCAGACGGGTGATTACTAAAAATATGGATACTCTAACCAGCGGTAATGAGAGAGATTGAATAAACCTAACTGCTTAGGTTATTCTGGGTTTATCCATCGATTGATTATGCCTAAAATCTTTGAAGACCCTAGGAATGGGCTGACGGTTTTCATCTATACCAACGACCATGTCCCTGCCCATGTTCATATCTTTCAGGGTCGTAAAAGTTCCCGCAATCAACCGGGGATTAAGATCAATCTCGGTTCAGAGGATCAACCGCCCTCGTTAGTGACCGTTGACCCCAGTATCAGTAATCGGGATGCTATCAAAGCATTAAAGCTAGTGGCTGAACACCAAGAATTATTTTTGCAGGAGTGGAACCGTATTCATGGCACGTAATTGGACGATAGATTTTAGCGAGGAAGCCCTTGCCGACCAAATAGCCCAGGCAAAAGAAACGGCGATCGCCGACGAAAATGCTGGCCCCTGTGCCCGCCAGGTTGAATATGACCATCAACGGAATTTAATTGTCTTTTATTTCGCCAATGGTTCACAGTTTGCCGTACCGCCAGATTTGATTCAGGGCTTGCAAGGGGCAACAGTGGAGCAATTAAATGATGTTTGGTTGGATCGGGCGGGGTTAAGTGTGCACTGGCCAAGTCTAGATGCAGATTTTAGTATTCTCAGCTTAGTTCAAGGAGTTTTTGGCACAAAGGCTTGGATGGCAGAGATTGGTCGTCAAGGAGGAAAACAGACTTCTGAAGCTAAACGGCGATCATCTCGTGAAAATGGCAAAAAGGGAGGGCGGCCAAAAGGCCCTGTAAAGGCAGTCAAAATTTAGGTTTGTTTTGCTCTAAGGACAAAAAACTAACGTAGTGCTTCAGGATCAAAATGACATTCCCCAACTGTCACCAGACTTTACTAGGGTTTTAACTTAATCCATCTAACTTATCCAAAAGCTTTAAACCCTCTATGACGTTACCCCGGGCCGCCATTAACCGAAAACGATTATAAGCATCAAATTCAGTCAGAGCAATGGTTGAAAGCTCCTCAACTAGCTTATTCACACTAATTCCCCTAGACTCCGCAAGCTGTTTAAGTCTGGAGTGTTTATCATCCGGCATCCGTATCGTTAAAGTACCCATGGTTTAGCCTCTTAGTAAATGCTCTGGTTTCAAAATTGACAAGCGAGGGAAAATTAACTCTGTTCCTTGAAAATCTTTGACATTGTTGGTTGCAATATAGTGGGCATTACCAGAGATTGCTAACTCAATCAAATGATTATCTCCCTCATCCCTTAAATTGGGTCGCCACAGATAGTAAATATTAACCCACTCACAAACCGACATCAAAGCCTCTAGTAAACTAACAACCTCAGTCTGGCTCAAAACACATTGGTCAATAATCTCCTTACGTCCCATTACAGCTTCATACTCGGCAAATAAAGCATTTCCTATCAGTGGTTGATACTGCCCCAACAAACAATACCTAATCAGTTTCCGACTCGGCCCATCAGCACCAATCAGGGCACTCACAAAAACGCTGGTGTCAATGACAATTCGATTATTCACAAAGCCAATGATAGCATATACACTGTCATTGTTGAATTTTTTTATCCAGCCATTGGGAGGCGATCGCCGTTGTTCATGATCTGTGTGTTGCGACGCGCAATGGAGGAGACTTTGAAAAATCAGGGGTTCCCGTCTTTAATCCATTCCTTTTTAGTAACCGCTGAAATCCTGAAAAATCCCCAACATTGATGGGTGGATCTCCAAGCCTAGGTGGAGCAGTTCAAGGTGGCTGTCTCCCCAAAGCCCCAGAAATATAGCCAATTCAAATAAGATTGAGATGACTAAAGTCTTTACCAAAGATGCTTTTAGCTTTAGTCGGTGTCTTACTTTCAATTAAATCAACTATAGTTAGTGATAGTTTCCTAGTGGTTCAGCGTTAATCAGGCGGTGTTGATTTTCGTTGAGGTTGAGAACCTGCTGTTGGAGACATGGACAATTTCTCCAAAATATATTTTTCTGAAACACGATTATTGGAAGCTTTCTAAAAATTGCTTGAGTTGAGGTTGCTCTTGGTTAATACCTAATTGTTCAGCTTTTGCCAAAACAGCTTCCCGACTTAACTTCTGTTGGGTAGCAAATGCGATCAAAGCTGAGGCACTGGCTCGTCCTCCTGCGCCACAATGGAAATAGATGGGAGTTGGCAATTTCTCTACTTCAGAAAGAACGGTTGCAGTTAATTCAGCTTTGGCTTCTGTAGATTGGAGTGGCACATTTACATAGTGTAGTCCTTCTCCCTCTGCAAGTTGCTGTTCATCTGCTAATACTCCAGCTTCATCTGGTAATCGTAGATTCACCACTGACTTAAACCCTTCAGCGGCAAGCTGCTTCAAATCTTCCGGGGTGGGCTGTCCACCTGCCAAAAATTCATCACTTACCTTTTTGATATCAACCATACAATTCTCCTTAAGAGTGACTGGTTTGCCAAGCCTACTGTCCAACAGAATAGCAACAAAAATTTTCTTTCAAATATAAATCTTCTTTATCGAAATCTACAGGCGATCGCCGGGTTCAGCCTGATGTCGGCTAGACATATCAAATGTAGCCTAACAAGTCAGCGCAATAAAGCGGCTGATCCTGCCCACTGGCCTTAGAACATGTTTGGAAAGCTTAGCTTTTCAGAAGTAAAATAATTTTTATATAATCAGAGTATTGACCTCAAATTAGGAAGTTTGTTGACATGATCACTGACCCCCCAAAAAACTGCTTATGATCTCTAACAACACCGATTCTAACCAGCACTCACCTACTAAAAATATCTATCCCTTTTTTGGCGGTGCTCTACTTGGTGTAATTATACTTATTATCCCTGCTACATATGGACAATTTAATGACTTTGGACTAGTTCAATTAGGTTTTGGATTCGTGTTAGTTATATCTTGTGGTTTACTGTCAATTCTTTGGGGAGAAAAGTTTATTGATGCAGTAACGCGAATTCTGAATAGCACTGGTCTATAAGCAAGTATAGTAATTTCAAATAATTTCGAGACTGCTTAAGTCTTTATTAACAAGCTTTTCGGTGAATTTGACTGCCTCAGTCTTACTAGAAACGACTATAAACCATATTTTTATCGTAAGGCAAATCCTCTCTCAATAAACTCTTGTCCCTTACAAAAGTCGCATAAAACATAATACAAGCTAATATTCAGATGTGGCAAATTGACCAAAGTCACTTGGATTGGATGCAAAAAACATGGCGACCGCTGACCCCAACCGTTATGGCTGATCTGAATAAAATTTAGACAGTAGCAATTTCTACAAAGTTTGTATTAAATTTATTCAAAAAGAGCACTATGAATTTTAACACCGGTGACTAGCCTACCCACTTTTACTTCCTCTAATTTTCGACTCTTTGGACGTGTCCACTTTTTCAGTCATAGTCAATATTTTGGATAGTGACTTTGGGATCGGGATTGCGACTAAAACACTCTGCCTTTGTTTCAATTTTTTTGAGTTGGGCGATCGCCATCGAGCAGGGTCTGCCATAGACTTGCCGCACCCGTTCACTGGCAAGGGTTAGAGATTTCTGCGATCGCCGCACAAAATCTGCCAATTCGTAGGTTTGACCGGACTGAAAATATTGATTGACCACTGTGGAGGGCGAATAAAACTGATCCTCTGAACCATCGGGCCAAACGATATCAAATATAACTTCGGGCATTGTTTATGAATCTCCTGTAAAGCCAGTGAGGGGGTTTTGCTGCAAATCCCAAAATAGTTGGGACTCTGAACCTAGTTTAAGGGTGAGATTATGACCTGGTTGTATCGTGGCGATCGCCTCTGCCACTAAACCTTCAGCCTGAAAACAAGCCCTGACCGTTTCGACTAGCTGAGGACGCACGCTCAGCAGAAAACCATAACTCGGAAAACTAAGTAGCCATTGCCTAAAATCTAGACCTGCCGGATGGGGAATGGCATCAAGGTCGAGGATTGCGCCACATTTTGATGTTTCCAAAAGCATTAATGCTGTACCAATAATGCCGCCCATACTGACATCTTTCCCCGCCTTACATAGCCCATTTTCAGAAAGATAGGGCAACAGATCCCAGTGTTTTTGCAAAGTTTCTGTCTCTGCCATCGTTGCCGCATCCCAGCAATAGGGAGCATTGGGTCGCGGTTTGCCTTGAAAATTGCTTACAAGAATCAGGCGATCGCCCACCTGAGCATCAAAGCTCGTGATTAAAGACTTTGCCCGACCTAAAATCGCCACCCCCAACGCATCATAATCACTGTGGGTATTGGTATGACCGCCAACAATGGGCACATTAAATCGAGCCGAAGCGGCTTGCATCCCTGCCCAAATTTGCTGAGCTTGGTGGGAAGACTTACTCCATAGGGCATCCACCACGGCGATCGGTCTGCCCCCCATGGCATAAATATCACTGACATTTACCAAAACACTGCACCACCCAGCAAACCAAGGATCTTGGGTAATTAAACTGGGAGCCATCCCCTCAGCGGCAAGGAGTAGATAGCCATTCTCATCTGGAATTGCAGCACAATCATCGCCCAATCGAATCGCCTCACCATCCCCGAGCAATCGCAGTTGACCTTGACGGGATGCCAATTGAATATCCTGCTTGTGCAAAATGCCGAGGGTTTGCCGCAGTTCAATAATTAAGTCAGTTAACATAACCAAAATCTAAGAAACCTGCAATAAAGCAAGATCGAGCTTCGGTCGGGCATAGACCACGGGGGGATAAAAATCTAAATCCGCTTCCATTAAATGGTGGGGGCGATCGCAGATCTCAATTTCCTCAAGCGAATGCCAATGTTGCCGCTGAAAAAAACGCACATTTTGCAATTGCACCGTTGCCAAAAACTTAGTACAACCCCAACCATGGGCCGCAGTAACAGCCTTATAAATCAAACCCTTGCCAATGCGACCCACTCGCCGATAATTTTGATGTACCCCTAGCCGACCGCCGTACCAGACATTTGGTTCATTTTCATAAATCCGCACCACACCTGCCACCGTAGGTTTCCCAGGAGTCTCCGTATCGAGGGCAACAATTGGATAGGCAAATTGATCAATTTCATCAAAATCATGTCCCGAAAAAATACCCTGTTCCTCACAAAAAATTGCCCTGCGTAGGGCAAAATACCCTTGAATTTTCGCCGCAGATTCTGCCAATTCAAACTGAAAACGATTGTTTGACATCGTAAAAAGCTCTCTATTTTTCAAATGTTGATAATGCTGAACAAGCACCACATTTCGCACAGCCTGCCTTCATATCTGCTGAAGAAATCTGTGATTGCTTAATGATTGTGCCGACCCTCTGATACAGGGCAAACATAAAATCACTGTCCGGCGCGGGGTGATTGGCTAAAGGTGTTTCGGAAATGGGTACGAAGGGAACAACAAAAGGGTAAACACCCATATTGACCAGCTTTTCCGAGGCTTCTACTAAGGTTTCAAAGCTATCTCCTAGTCCTGCTAAGAGATAGGTGCTGACCTGTCCCCAACCGAAAACTTTAACGGCGGCTTCATAAGCTTCGTAATAATAGGAAACTGGAACCTCGGCTTTTCCGGGCATAATTTTGGCACGAACATCTGGATCAACCGCTTCGAGATGCATTCCCAAACTATCGACACCAGCGGCTTTCATGCGCTCGAACCAAATAAAATCATCGGGGGGTTCACACTGGGCCTGAATGGGAATATTGACCCGCGCTTTAATGGCTGCTGCACATTTTGTCAGGTAGGCTGCACCACGATCGCCGGAATTGGGCGTCCCCGTTGTCATGATCACCTGTTCGATACCGTCTAACCGGACTGCGGCTTCTGTGACCTCGGCTAACTGTTCCGGTAATTTACGGGTGATCGTGCGACCTGCATCAAGGGATTTTTCTATGGCGCAAAATTGACAAACCGTGGACTCGTCGCGATAACGTATACAGGTTTGCTGAACCGTCGTCGCTAAAACGTTGTTGCTGTGCAGTAGCGCAATGTGCGAATAGGGAATACCATCTGCCGTCTTCAAATCATAGAATTTGGGTTGATGGGGCAGGGCGATCGCCGCAATTTCTTTGTCCCCTTTGCTCAAAACCGTCTTTGGGGGCATGGATGCAAGGTTGATACTGTAGGGTGATGCCGCAGCGGTGGAAGTATAGATTGGCACCATCACCGTCGTCCCATCCACCGTCACTGCCCGATGATCTGAAGGCCCTGCACCGCCTTTACGCCCAAGATCTTTGGCGTTTGGATCGACCAGTCGCAACCCTTTGGATTGCAGTTCTGTGATGAGACGTTGCTTATTCATGTCGCTGGGATAATCCTTAAATTTTTGTACTTAATGGCTAAAAATCGGATTGTGGGGCAATGCCTCGATGGTTTCCGGTAGCTCTGGATCCCTTACTGCCGCAATAGCATTTGGCGTAACCGGGTTGGCTTCTAGGGTTGACCAAGGCTGATTGTTGAGGGTTAGTTGTAATAGATCAGGTCGGGCATAATGTCCCACCGAATCCATCATGCGTTTGCGTTTAGTGATGAGCGAAAAATCTAAATCGGCGATCGCCAACCCTTCTCCCTCAGCAATTGGTTCACAGAGATGTTTCCCTTCGGGGCTAATAATTGCCGTATAACAACCACCACTTAAGGCTTGATGCATTTTTTCGTCGGTGGTAATTTGTAACTTTTGCTCCGCTGTCAACCAACCCGTTGCATTAATCACAAAACAACCGGATTCCAAAGCATGATGCCGCATGGTCACTTCCATTTGATCCGCGAAAATCTGACCCACCATCGAGCCGGGGAATTGCCCACAGTGGATTTGTTCATGTTGCGCCATGAGCGCATAACGGGCTAGGGGATTGTAATGTTCCCAACATGCCAAGGCTCCCAAGCGTCCAACCGTAGTATCTACCGTTCTCAGACCTGCACCATCCCCTTGCCCCCAAACCATCCGTTCATGGTAGGTCGGCGTGATTTTGCGACGTTTTAGCACCAGCGCACCATCTGCATCAAAAATTAGTTGTGTGTTGTACAGCGAGCCTTCTTCGCGCTCATTAACCCCTAACACCACGACCATTCCATGGGTTTTAGCGGCTTGGGCGATCGCCTGGGTGACTTTCCCCGGCACAGTAACAGCTTCTTGATAAAGCTTTAGATGACTTTTCCCCATTAAAACCGGCGGTTCGATAAAGGAAAAATAAGGGTAATAGGGCACAAAAGTTTCAGGAAAAATAATTAGTTCTACCCCTTCTTTTGCGGCATTAGCCATCGCATCCAGAACTTTTTCCATAGTTCCTTGTTGACTAAAAAGAACAGGACTAATCTGTGCCGCTGCCGCCCGAATATTTTTTGTATAATTCAGCATGATTTTTCCCAGCACAACGACTGGAATAGTTTCAGAAATAAAAAATGATTTGAAAACAAGTGATTGATATGTCAGACCTAAAAAATCAAAAACAAAATTTTCAAATCATCCCTCCCATCAATAATTGACCAAACATTTAATCAAGTAGGTTTTTACATTGTCCAAGTATCAAGAATAAACGCACCATCCTTACGGTGCATCAAGATTAAATCCATCACGTCTAGGGGATTGATCGGACGAATACCGGGGATTAGAGAAGGCTCGCCATGGCCATAAAGTGCTTGCAGTGCAAAGCGACAAGCATAAACCTTACCACCTGTTTCCATGATTTTTACAATACGTTCATTCATCGTCAGGTGACCCGGAAAACCTTCATCCCCAAGCTTAGGAAAACCCCTTTGTACACCGAGGGTAACACCGGGACCATAGAGCAAAACAGACGTTTCAAAGCCTTTTTTGATTAAGCGGCTAGCTTGCATTAAATTTACTAAGCCAATGGAGCCTTCAAACGCCACTGTATGAAAAGTAATGAGTGCTTTTTCACCGGGTTCAGCTTGGACATCAGGAAAAACTTTTTCCTCGTAATCTACTAAGAAATCACCTGTTTGGTGAGCTGGCTTAGTTACCTCTGGCATGGTTGTAGTTCCTTAAATTCAAATTCTGATTTGACTTGAGATTAGTCACGTATCAATGTAGAAGCGAAGTTTCCTTATTCTTGTATCATTTGTCACAAAAGATTAGTTTTAATTGAAAGTCATAGGTTTAACCATTCTTGATTTTTTATATGAAGATGATCTTTTTCTAATAATCCTAGCCAGAAAAAATGCTTCTTATCTAGATACAGTAAGAGTTTTAAGACTTAGAATCTTCCTGGAAATGGGTTTGTGTTCAGTATGTCTGCCCAAGATTTAGATGATTAGACACCTATCTAAATCAACAGGTCTGTCTCTGTAAAGCCTATAAATGCAAGACTATTTCGATGTTTCCTGTTAATAGAATTAGAAATCATTAGTTTGTAGCCAAATATACAAGTGGTAAAAATTTCCAGGCTTACAGTTGATGATTATCAAGAAAGATAGAGTTCAATGCAGGTAGATAATATGAAAAAAAATCACTATTCCGTCATTATTGTTGGTGGAGGACAGGCGGGCTTAGCGATTAGTTATCTCCTAAAACAAGAAAGTATTGACCACATTATTTTCGAGAAAAATCAAATTGGCTATGCTTGGCGTAATCAACGTTGGGATTCTTTTTGTTTAGTTACGCCCAATTGGCAATGTCGGTTACCCGGTTTTCCCTATGCAGGGGGTGATGATCAGGGTTTTATGGTGAAGGACGAAATTGTCCAATATCTTGAGGATTATGCGGCATCTTTCCGAGCTCCTATCCTTGAGGGGGTAGGGGTTTCTAAGCTTAGTCAACGGGCTGATGCTTTTGAGGTGATTACCAGCCAAGGAACTTACACCGCCGATCAAGTGGTGGTTGCCACTGGGGGCTACCATACACCAAAAATTGCGGCGATCGCCAAAAAACTACCTCCCCATATTGTCCAGTTACATTCGGTAGACTACAAAAATCCAGAAACCTTGCCAGATAACGTTTTATTAATTGGCACAGGTCAATCGGGCTGTCAAATTGCTGAAGACTTACACTTAGCGGGCAAAACCGTCCACCTTGCCACCGGCAGCGCACCCCGTTCACCCCGCCGCTACCGAGGGAGAGATGTGGTCGAGTGGTTAGAGTTGATGGGCTATTATGATCTACCCATTGATGAGCATCCCCAAAAGGAAATGGTACGCCACAAAACAAACCACTATTTAACAGGTCGTGATGGTGGCAGAGAAATTGATCTGCGTCAATTCGCCCTTGAGGGTATGCATCTCTACGGACGGCTCAAGGATATTGATGTAAATCAAATTCTATTTGCCGATAATCTCAAGGAAAATCTCGATCAAGCAGACGCAACAGCCGCCAGAATTAAACAAAATATTGATGAATATATTGCCAAAAATCAGCTTGATGCTCCCATCGAAGCACCCTATCAGCCCGTTTGGGAACCAACTTCCACACCCCTTGCCCTAAATATCGATGAAATTGAGGCGGTTGTTTGGTCCACTGGTTTTAATTTTAATTATGCTTGGGTCGATGTTCCCGTATTTAATTCGATGGGGGAACCGCTACATGATCGGGGCGTGACTAATGTGGCAGGGCTATATTTCTTGGGTTTACCTTGGTTATATACCTGGGGTTCTGGGCGATTCTCAGGGGTTGCCCGTGATGCGGAATATTTAGCGGAGAAAATTAGAGAAACACTGCCCGCCGGTCAAATAAATCCTTGTACGGT carries:
- a CDS encoding MSMEG_0569 family flavin-dependent oxidoreductase, producing MKKNHYSVIIVGGGQAGLAISYLLKQESIDHIIFEKNQIGYAWRNQRWDSFCLVTPNWQCRLPGFPYAGGDDQGFMVKDEIVQYLEDYAASFRAPILEGVGVSKLSQRADAFEVITSQGTYTADQVVVATGGYHTPKIAAIAKKLPPHIVQLHSVDYKNPETLPDNVLLIGTGQSGCQIAEDLHLAGKTVHLATGSAPRSPRRYRGRDVVEWLELMGYYDLPIDEHPQKEMVRHKTNHYLTGRDGGREIDLRQFALEGMHLYGRLKDIDVNQILFADNLKENLDQADATAARIKQNIDEYIAKNQLDAPIEAPYQPVWEPTSTPLALNIDEIEAVVWSTGFNFNYAWVDVPVFNSMGEPLHDRGVTNVAGLYFLGLPWLYTWGSGRFSGVARDAEYLAEKIRETLPAGQINPCTVA